A single window of Zea mays cultivar B73 chromosome 10, Zm-B73-REFERENCE-NAM-5.0, whole genome shotgun sequence DNA harbors:
- the LOC100282812 gene encoding uncharacterized protein LOC100282812, giving the protein MAIAESCVDAVVMEMVAVYCGGLYAAKPELAARRIEAIGFQVGHQLSERYTMERPRFSDHLEAIKFICKDFWSELFKKQIDNLKTNHRGTFVLQDNRFRWLTRVSLDPYTENRDSTENDSAALGDTAAQTTTMLLYFPCGLIRGALTNLGIPCSVSADMSNLPACSFVVRIKT; this is encoded by the exons ATGGCTATCGCGGAGAGCTGTGTTGATGCGGTGGTCATGGAGATGGTGGCTGTCTACTGCGGTGGCCTCTATGCCGCCAAGCCAGAGCTTGCTGCCCGCCGCATTGAGGCCATCGGCTTTCAGGTTGGGCACCAGCTCTCTGAGAG ATATACCATGGAGCGTCCACGATTTAGTGATCATCTTGAAGCAATCAAATTTATCTGCAAAGACTTCTGGTCAGAGCTGTTCAAGAAACAGATTGACAATCTGAAAACAAATCATAGG GGTACCTTTGTCCTTCAAGATAACCGTTTTCGGTGGCTTACTCGTGTTTCTCTAGATCCATATACAGAGAACAGAGATTCAACTGAAAATGATTCTGCAGCATTGGGTGATACAGCAGCCCAAACAACTACCATGCTTCTGTATTTCCCATGTGGATTGATAAGAGGTGCCTTGACTAACTTAGGAATTCCGTGTTCTGTCTCTGCTGACATGTCAAACCTTCCAGCAT